In Methanothermococcus thermolithotrophicus DSM 2095, one DNA window encodes the following:
- the gatE gene encoding Glu-tRNA(Gln) amidotransferase subunit GatE produces MELDYEKLGLKVGLEIHQQLNTKRKLFCNCPTLIRDDEPHGKIERILRPSQSEMGEIDKAALLESKKEKKYIYQYYNDTTCLVELDEEPPHLPSEEAIETALEVSSLMNMNIADEMHVMRKIVIDGSNTSGFQRTMFVSKEGFIETEFGKVRITSLCLEEDACRKIEGGNDYTIYNVDRLGIPLLEITTEPDITSPKMGKEAARRIGTILRATGKVKRGLGTIRQDVNISIKNGARIEVKGVQNLDLIEKVIENEVIRQINLIEIRDILKERNAEVLEEIIDITDLLKDTESKILKNALKKKNGKIKAILLKGFGGLVGREVQPGRRLGTELSDRAKVLAGVGGLFHTDELPKYGITQEEVDKLKEYMKAEENDAVILVADEESKVDNALNAILERAKECLIGVPEETRKALDDGNTSYLRPLPGAARMYPETDIPSIKLEEELIEKIRNNLPEMPEEKLERFIKEYELNEDLGKQMVMSYYVDLFEELCKTYKNIKPTLIATTLESTLKEIRRDGYDIEKITEEHLKEIFDGLSQEKMSKEAIIEVLKGFAEHPEESLDKILEIKGLKSLSKEEVEKIIDDIINQNIEVVKNKGMGAMGMLMGRCMAVLRGKADGKLINTILKEKLMKHTA; encoded by the coding sequence ATGGAATTGGATTATGAAAAATTGGGATTAAAGGTAGGTTTGGAAATACATCAGCAGTTAAACACTAAAAGAAAGTTATTCTGTAACTGCCCTACATTGATTAGAGATGACGAACCACACGGAAAAATCGAGAGAATTTTAAGACCTTCCCAAAGTGAAATGGGAGAGATTGACAAAGCCGCACTTTTAGAGTCAAAAAAAGAAAAGAAATATATTTACCAGTACTACAACGATACAACCTGTCTCGTTGAGTTAGATGAAGAACCACCACATTTACCATCAGAAGAAGCCATAGAAACTGCTCTGGAAGTTTCATCCTTAATGAATATGAATATAGCCGATGAAATGCACGTAATGAGAAAAATAGTTATAGACGGTTCAAACACTTCAGGATTTCAAAGAACAATGTTTGTTTCAAAAGAAGGTTTTATTGAAACAGAATTTGGTAAAGTTAGAATAACAAGCTTATGTTTAGAAGAAGATGCCTGTAGAAAAATAGAGGGCGGAAATGACTACACAATATACAACGTGGATAGACTGGGGATTCCACTTTTGGAAATAACCACAGAACCAGACATAACATCTCCAAAAATGGGAAAAGAGGCTGCCAGAAGAATTGGTACCATATTAAGAGCCACAGGAAAAGTAAAAAGAGGGCTTGGAACAATAAGGCAGGATGTTAACATATCCATTAAAAATGGTGCCAGGATAGAAGTTAAAGGGGTTCAAAACTTAGATTTAATCGAAAAGGTAATTGAAAATGAAGTTATAAGGCAGATAAACCTAATAGAAATAAGAGACATTTTAAAAGAAAGAAATGCAGAAGTTTTAGAGGAAATAATTGACATAACAGACTTGCTCAAAGATACAGAATCTAAAATCCTAAAAAATGCGTTGAAAAAGAAAAATGGAAAAATAAAAGCCATACTGTTAAAAGGATTTGGTGGATTGGTTGGAAGAGAAGTTCAACCTGGAAGAAGACTTGGAACAGAGCTCTCAGACAGGGCAAAAGTCTTAGCAGGAGTTGGAGGACTTTTCCACACTGACGAACTTCCGAAATACGGAATCACCCAGGAAGAAGTTGACAAATTAAAAGAATACATGAAAGCCGAAGAAAATGATGCGGTTATACTGGTGGCAGACGAAGAAAGCAAAGTAGATAACGCCTTAAATGCAATTTTAGAAAGGGCAAAAGAATGTTTGATTGGAGTTCCAGAAGAAACTAGGAAAGCTTTAGACGATGGAAACACTTCATACTTAAGGCCACTCCCTGGAGCTGCCAGAATGTATCCTGAAACAGACATTCCTTCAATAAAATTGGAAGAAGAGCTGATAGAAAAAATCAGAAACAATTTGCCAGAAATGCCTGAAGAAAAACTAGAAAGATTCATTAAAGAATACGAATTGAATGAAGATCTAGGAAAACAGATGGTAATGTCCTACTACGTTGATTTATTTGAAGAGCTCTGTAAAACATACAAAAACATAAAACCTACTCTCATAGCAACTACCTTAGAATCCACACTGAAAGAAATTAGAAGGGACGGATATGACATAGAAAAGATAACCGAAGAACATTTGAAAGAAATATTTGATGGACTATCTCAGGAAAAAATGTCTAAAGAAGCCATCATAGAAGTATTAAAAGGATTTGCCGAACACCCTGAAGAAAGCTTAGATAAAATATTGGAAATTAAGGGATTGAAGTCACTTTCAAAAGAGGAAGTTGAAAAAATAATAGATGATATCATAAATCAAAACATAGAAGTCGTTAAAAACAAAGGTATGGGAGCTATGGGAATGTTGATGGGTAGATGTATGGCAGTTTTAAGAGGTAAAGCAGACGGTAAATTGATAAATACCATATTAAAAGAAAAATTAATGAAGCATACCGCATAA
- the tfrA gene encoding fumarate reductase (CoM/CoB) subunit TfrA, translating into MITDVLIIGGGGAAARAAIECSNKNVVVAVKGLFGKSGCTVMAEGGYNAVFNPEDSFEKHFYDTMKGGGFINNPKLVEILIKNAPKELKNLEKFGCIFDRTEEGKVAQRPFGGQSFNRTCYSGDRTGHEIISGLMEYINRLDKVDIKEDVMAVKLIVKDNRCYGAIFLDLINGNLFPIYAKATILATGGAGQLYPITSNPIQKVGDGFAIAYNEGVELIDMEMVQFHPTGMVGTGILVTEAVRGEGGILYNSNKERFMKNYDKEKMELSTRDVVARAIYTEIKEGRGINGGVYLDVSHLDDRIIEERLETMFSQFLDVGIDIRKEPMIVAPTAHHFMGGIKINEKCESNIAGLFACGEVAGGIHGANRLGGNALADTQVFGAIAGRYASEFAENHDFNLSKVKELTNNIIQNLEGEFKERGENAHESIEKLRNIMWNYVSIVRDEKGLEQALKEIKGLKNKKISVNGTVDVQKYFELKNMLQVAEIVTKCALIRKESRGAHCRSDYPETLEEWKGNLVANKKEIKFIKLNH; encoded by the coding sequence ATGATAACTGATGTTTTAATTATTGGTGGCGGAGGAGCAGCAGCCAGAGCTGCGATAGAGTGTAGTAACAAAAATGTTGTTGTGGCAGTTAAAGGACTCTTTGGAAAAAGTGGATGTACAGTAATGGCAGAAGGCGGATATAACGCAGTCTTTAATCCAGAGGATAGTTTTGAAAAACATTTTTATGACACCATGAAAGGTGGAGGATTTATAAACAATCCAAAACTTGTAGAAATCCTTATAAAAAACGCTCCAAAAGAGCTTAAAAACTTAGAAAAATTTGGATGTATTTTTGATAGAACTGAAGAAGGTAAAGTGGCTCAAAGGCCATTTGGTGGTCAAAGCTTTAATAGAACATGCTACAGTGGAGATAGAACCGGCCATGAAATTATTAGCGGTTTAATGGAATATATAAATAGATTGGATAAGGTAGATATCAAAGAAGATGTAATGGCCGTTAAGCTCATAGTCAAAGACAACCGTTGTTATGGAGCAATATTCTTGGACTTAATCAATGGAAACTTGTTTCCAATTTATGCCAAGGCTACAATACTTGCTACAGGTGGGGCAGGACAGCTCTACCCAATAACATCAAATCCTATTCAAAAAGTTGGAGATGGTTTTGCAATTGCATACAATGAAGGTGTTGAATTAATCGATATGGAAATGGTTCAATTCCACCCAACAGGTATGGTAGGAACTGGAATTTTAGTTACTGAAGCAGTTAGGGGGGAAGGCGGAATACTGTACAACAGCAATAAAGAACGATTCATGAAAAATTATGACAAAGAAAAAATGGAGCTCTCCACAAGAGACGTTGTAGCCAGAGCAATATATACAGAAATAAAGGAAGGAAGAGGCATAAACGGTGGAGTATATTTGGATGTTAGTCATTTAGACGATAGGATTATTGAGGAAAGACTAGAAACCATGTTTAGTCAGTTTTTAGATGTTGGAATTGATATAAGAAAAGAACCTATGATCGTAGCTCCTACTGCTCACCACTTCATGGGAGGAATTAAGATAAACGAAAAATGTGAAAGTAACATTGCTGGATTGTTTGCCTGTGGTGAGGTAGCAGGAGGAATCCATGGAGCAAATAGACTTGGAGGAAATGCCCTTGCAGATACCCAGGTTTTTGGAGCAATAGCCGGAAGATATGCCAGTGAATTTGCTGAGAACCACGATTTTAACCTATCAAAAGTTAAGGAACTAACAAATAATATCATACAAAACCTTGAGGGCGAATTCAAAGAAAGAGGAGAAAACGCCCATGAGTCCATTGAAAAATTGAGAAATATTATGTGGAATTATGTATCCATAGTTAGAGATGAAAAAGGCTTGGAACAGGCTTTAAAAGAAATAAAAGGTTTGAAAAATAAGAAAATATCTGTAAATGGAACTGTTGACGTTCAGAAATACTTTGAACTTAAAAACATGCTTCAAGTTGCTGAAATTGTAACAAAATGTGCATTGATAAGAAAAGAAAGCAGAGGAGCACATTGCAGGTCAGATTATCCTGAAACCTTAGAAGAATGGAAAGGAAACTTGGTAGCAAATAAAAAAGAAATAAAATTCATAAAATTGAATCATTAA
- the gatD gene encoding Glu-tRNA(Gln) amidotransferase subunit GatD: MDVGDLVEIHTEGTKYTGTIMPSLDENTIVIKMTNGYNVGISKEKIKKIEIIEKGEQPKYELPPLKISKDPNLKNISILSTGGTVASRVDYKTGAVHPAFTADDLIRAVPELLEVANIKGKAILNILSENMTPKYWKMIAEEIKKEIENGADGIVIAHGTDTMHYTAAALSFMIDADVPIIMVGAQRSSDRPSSDSALNLISAVKAATEPIKGVYVVMHGEMNDSFCYLHEGLKVRKLHSSRRDAFKSVNTIPVAKIDPFTKEIEYLREPKKQKNGKNVSINTNLEEKVALIKIYPGIDKEIFKFYVDKGYKGIVIEGTGLGHTPETIFDGIKYAVENDVLVAMTTQTINGRVNMNVYSNGRELQKLGVIGCEDMLPEVALVKMMYLLGNYDLEEAKKLICKNLVGEIKQNQMIL; the protein is encoded by the coding sequence ATGGATGTTGGAGACCTTGTAGAAATTCATACCGAGGGCACTAAATACACTGGAACAATTATGCCTTCACTTGATGAAAACACGATAGTAATCAAAATGACCAATGGTTATAACGTTGGAATATCAAAGGAAAAAATCAAAAAAATTGAAATTATCGAAAAAGGGGAACAGCCAAAGTATGAGCTCCCACCACTTAAGATTTCAAAAGATCCAAATTTAAAGAATATCTCTATTTTATCTACTGGAGGTACTGTAGCTTCAAGAGTGGATTATAAAACAGGTGCAGTACATCCAGCATTTACTGCAGATGATTTAATAAGGGCAGTCCCTGAACTTTTGGAAGTTGCCAATATCAAAGGTAAGGCGATATTAAACATATTAAGCGAAAATATGACTCCAAAATATTGGAAAATGATTGCCGAGGAAATAAAAAAAGAAATAGAAAATGGGGCAGATGGGATTGTTATAGCTCATGGTACCGACACCATGCACTACACTGCAGCGGCATTATCCTTCATGATAGATGCAGATGTCCCAATAATTATGGTAGGAGCTCAGAGGAGTAGCGATAGACCTTCTTCAGATTCTGCGTTAAACTTAATAAGTGCGGTAAAAGCTGCAACAGAACCTATAAAGGGAGTTTATGTAGTAATGCATGGAGAAATGAACGATTCTTTCTGTTATTTACATGAAGGTTTAAAGGTTAGAAAACTCCATTCATCAAGAAGGGACGCATTTAAATCTGTAAATACAATCCCTGTTGCAAAGATTGATCCATTTACAAAAGAGATAGAGTATTTAAGAGAGCCAAAAAAACAGAAAAACGGTAAAAATGTATCAATAAACACCAATTTAGAGGAAAAAGTAGCTTTAATCAAGATCTATCCCGGAATCGATAAAGAGATATTCAAATTCTATGTTGATAAGGGATACAAAGGCATCGTAATTGAAGGAACTGGTTTAGGGCATACACCAGAAACTATTTTTGATGGAATAAAATATGCGGTAGAAAACGATGTTTTAGTGGCAATGACTACTCAAACAATTAACGGAAGAGTAAATATGAACGTTTATTCAAATGGAAGGGAACTCCAAAAACTGGGAGTTATTGGATGTGAAGACATGCTTCCAGAAGTTGCATTAGTTAAAATGATGTATCTTTTAGGGAACTACGATCTTGAAGAAGCTAAAAAACTAATCTGCAAAAATTTAGTAGGGGAAATTAAACAAAATCAAATGATTTTGTAG
- the crcB gene encoding fluoride efflux transporter CrcB, translating to MRELLLIGIGGFFGAMLRYLISGILPTKFGLPTGTMMVNLIGSFLVGIIMYSSMFFQISPESRLFIITGFCGALTTFSTFSYETFSLIEHGYIIKSGLNIVLNLFGCLFMIYLGRAFSFILFG from the coding sequence GTGAGAGAACTTCTATTAATAGGTATTGGAGGATTTTTTGGAGCAATGCTTAGATATTTAATAAGTGGTATATTGCCTACAAAATTTGGGTTGCCAACTGGAACGATGATGGTAAACCTTATAGGGAGTTTTTTAGTAGGCATTATTATGTATTCCTCAATGTTTTTTCAAATTTCTCCAGAATCGAGGTTGTTTATTATCACAGGATTCTGTGGGGCCTTAACAACGTTTTCAACGTTTAGTTATGAAACCTTTTCATTGATCGAACATGGGTATATAATAAAATCTGGGTTAAATATAGTTTTGAACCTATTTGGATGCCTCTTTATGATTTACTTAGGGAGAGCATTCTCTTTTATTCTCTTTGGGTGA
- a CDS encoding YkgJ family cysteine cluster protein: MTNWEITFDGITYECTNCTYCCSCESWRIYLSYFDTLRLRGYEEYIETTNFEDFKKRLKVNDKGCSLLDDNLCRIQLEKGYDLKPTMCKLFPFSFMVKWNGDLLLIIKHFCKGIKKGHCEDNTIKHVIECCEELYLDSLEEILLMGMEQSSKTKLNKTEEISWEEREELGRYIFKSENLDELSEKCKEILNYDISERIESIKNNLNRLKLNDNKYKENEKEIIRFLGELNRREHFRKLDLKKEVDKLIGIGEEISKYRDVLKGEGVVDLKLLNQINI, encoded by the coding sequence ATCACGAACTGGGAAATAACCTTCGATGGAATAACTTATGAGTGTACAAACTGTACTTACTGCTGTAGTTGTGAAAGCTGGAGAATATATTTATCCTACTTTGACACCCTTAGATTAAGGGGCTATGAAGAATATATTGAAACTACCAACTTTGAAGACTTCAAAAAAAGATTGAAGGTAAATGATAAAGGATGTAGCCTTTTAGATGATAATTTATGTAGAATTCAGCTTGAGAAGGGCTACGATTTAAAACCCACAATGTGTAAATTATTTCCCTTTAGTTTCATGGTTAAATGGAACGGCGACTTACTTTTGATAATCAAACATTTCTGTAAGGGGATCAAAAAAGGACATTGTGAGGATAATACAATTAAACATGTTATAGAATGTTGTGAAGAGCTGTACTTGGATTCATTGGAGGAAATACTCTTAATGGGTATGGAGCAAAGTTCTAAAACCAAATTAAATAAAACTGAAGAAATCTCATGGGAGGAGAGGGAAGAGTTGGGGAGATATATATTCAAAAGTGAAAATTTAGATGAATTATCCGAAAAATGTAAAGAAATATTAAACTATGATATTTCAGAGAGAATTGAAAGTATTAAAAATAATCTAAATAGATTAAAACTAAATGACAATAAATACAAAGAAAATGAAAAAGAAATAATAAGATTCCTAGGGGAGCTCAACAGACGAGAACACTTTAGAAAGCTAGATCTAAAAAAAGAAGTGGATAAGCTTATAGGCATCGGAGAAGAAATAAGTAAATACCGAGATGTCCTAAAAGGTGAAGGAGTTGTGGATTTAAAACTACTAAATCAAATTAATATTTGA
- a CDS encoding zinc ribbon domain-containing protein — protein sequence MVTIIPINEEEKMSIITGLRSSVPATKLITLKKIADIADMRPESLQYMEMTDKTSINEIITSIESIAEINQDEVLKREAMITLEKIKKALGTKFTENIIYCKNCETVVDVGWEHCANCGADLNKMEFEDVEPCPNCKKHTSESWIHCAHCGVSLKEENKILRCPNCKRPIDSTWMVCPYCGYRLKKIK from the coding sequence ATGGTAACAATAATACCTATCAATGAAGAAGAGAAAATGAGCATTATTACAGGTCTCAGGAGCTCAGTACCTGCTACAAAATTAATTACCTTAAAGAAAATTGCAGATATTGCCGATATGAGACCTGAATCATTACAATATATGGAAATGACAGACAAGACATCAATAAATGAAATAATCACCAGTATCGAATCAATAGCTGAAATCAACCAAGATGAAGTTTTAAAAAGAGAGGCCATGATAACACTTGAAAAGATAAAAAAGGCCCTCGGGACAAAATTCACTGAAAATATCATATACTGTAAAAACTGTGAAACTGTTGTAGATGTGGGGTGGGAACACTGTGCAAACTGTGGAGCTGATCTTAATAAAATGGAATTTGAAGATGTAGAACCGTGTCCAAATTGTAAAAAGCACACATCTGAAAGTTGGATACACTGTGCACATTGTGGTGTGTCCTTAAAAGAGGAAAATAAAATATTAAGATGTCCGAACTGTAAAAGGCCGATAGATTCAACTTGGATGGTTTGCCCCTACTGCGGATATAGGTTAAAGAAAATAAAATAA
- a CDS encoding class III signal peptide-containing protein: protein MSLLIRKLFSSRGQLSLEFSILILALVAAAAILGYYMISSSKEVQKLHINSINKTYNATMENLQTVD, encoded by the coding sequence ATGTCGTTATTGATAAGAAAACTTTTTTCTTCTAGAGGGCAGCTTAGTTTAGAATTTTCTATTCTTATACTTGCATTAGTCGCTGCCGCTGCAATTTTAGGATATTATATGATTTCAAGTTCAAAAGAAGTTCAAAAACTCCATATAAACAGCATAAACAAAACCTACAATGCTACAATGGAAAACCTTCAAACAGTGGATTAA
- a CDS encoding ATP-binding protein: MDKEILGYVVGETATTELSFLSYNVPEVGEYVTIYYDGIEVLGMVEAVTQGCPVFEDVLNVKDLEKLKKFEDDDSYYIMGKIKVLGDVKNMQIPRIPPRPGTEVYKAEERILKKIFSNGHIEIGSLISRDIPVCLDVDKLCSRHLAILAITGMGKSNTVSVLLEELNKLNATVLVFDMHREYADIKSENTTIRKNIIKPKINIYNMSYDYLMDLAGVDAQATVQRAIGRKAIKKIKENSKEHDFNTPEEFIDRIIRELEGYMEYDEYKGKVDSILTLIMRFEDMKIFKKKMIGINYNPIANIRENYINILDISELDEFSIDTVISYFTKEILNDRKLALWNTKKPKPIFLIFEEAHLIVPDNRTTKSKGPISKIAREGRKFGVGICLVSQRPKTLDQESLSQCNNFIISKLIEPSDQRHVQHASESLSEDLLKQLPGLNVGEAVIIGPSVKIPAIVKIKKFKGKYGGEDVKFGELWKNQEDEYESQSLESDDMYGGLD; encoded by the coding sequence TTGGACAAAGAAATATTGGGATATGTTGTAGGGGAAACTGCAACTACGGAGCTCTCATTTCTATCCTACAATGTTCCAGAGGTAGGGGAGTACGTCACAATATACTACGATGGGATAGAAGTTTTAGGAATGGTTGAAGCAGTTACCCAAGGGTGTCCTGTTTTTGAAGATGTTTTAAATGTAAAAGACCTGGAAAAACTGAAAAAATTTGAAGACGATGATTCCTACTACATTATGGGGAAAATAAAGGTTCTCGGCGATGTAAAGAATATGCAAATCCCAAGGATTCCGCCGAGACCAGGTACTGAAGTTTATAAGGCAGAAGAAAGAATTTTAAAAAAGATCTTCTCGAATGGTCATATAGAAATAGGTTCTTTGATTTCAAGAGATATTCCTGTTTGTTTGGATGTGGACAAACTATGCTCAAGACATCTGGCAATTTTGGCAATTACTGGAATGGGTAAATCAAACACAGTTTCGGTATTACTCGAAGAACTAAACAAACTAAATGCTACAGTTTTAGTTTTTGACATGCATAGGGAGTATGCAGACATAAAATCAGAAAATACCACCATACGAAAAAACATTATAAAGCCGAAAATAAATATATACAATATGTCCTATGACTATCTTATGGATCTGGCAGGGGTGGATGCACAGGCCACTGTCCAGAGGGCCATAGGAAGAAAAGCCATTAAGAAGATTAAGGAAAATAGCAAAGAGCATGATTTTAATACTCCTGAAGAATTTATCGATAGGATAATACGTGAACTTGAGGGATATATGGAGTATGACGAGTATAAAGGTAAAGTGGATAGCATCCTTACCCTTATAATGAGATTCGAGGATATGAAGATATTCAAGAAGAAAATGATAGGAATCAACTACAATCCTATAGCCAATATTAGAGAAAACTACATAAATATTTTAGATATTAGCGAATTAGATGAGTTCAGCATAGATACTGTCATATCATACTTCACAAAAGAAATTTTAAATGACAGAAAATTGGCTCTATGGAATACTAAAAAACCTAAACCAATATTCCTGATATTTGAAGAAGCTCATTTGATAGTTCCAGATAATCGAACCACAAAATCAAAAGGTCCTATTTCAAAAATAGCGAGAGAGGGAAGGAAGTTTGGCGTTGGGATCTGCCTTGTATCCCAAAGGCCAAAAACTTTAGATCAGGAATCACTTTCACAGTGTAACAACTTCATCATCTCCAAATTGATTGAACCTAGTGATCAGAGGCACGTTCAGCATGCTTCAGAAAGTTTAAGCGAAGACTTGCTTAAGCAGCTCCCTGGATTAAATGTCGGGGAAGCTGTGATCATAGGACCTTCGGTTAAAATTCCCGCAATAGTTAAAATAAAGAAATTCAAAGGTAAATACGGTGGGGAAGACGTAAAATTTGGAGAGTTATGGAAAAATCAGGAGGACGAATACGAATCCCAGTCTTTAGAATCCGATGACATGTATGGAGGATTGGATTAA
- a CDS encoding DUF1786 domain-containing protein, protein MNVLCIDIGKGTQDILYYNNKNIENSIKLILPSPTTIIANKIKGINEDLRIDGKIMGGGPVAHAVMQHMKKGFKVEISKSAARTIRDDLEEVTARGIVIKEKIDNPNVIFGDLDFEMLKNIFSSFGEEFKPDFVCVACQDHGFVKGQSDRITRFKYFEERLKETDNPYDFYFDGKNNKVGYFSRFDTVLETLRENKYNGIVMDSKVASICGILSYANENDIKEFVGLDIGNGHTLGVSIKDGKIKGLFEHHTRLLTPEKLKEIVEKLSNGALTNEEIFNDKGHGATVLDKIEPETVLIAGPNRALFKKYGEYAYPGGDVMITGCVGLLEVLKKYRTK, encoded by the coding sequence ATGAATGTTCTTTGCATAGATATTGGGAAGGGGACTCAGGATATTTTGTACTACAACAACAAAAATATTGAAAATTCTATAAAACTTATTCTTCCATCTCCAACAACAATAATTGCAAATAAAATAAAAGGAATAAACGAAGATCTTAGAATAGATGGAAAAATAATGGGGGGAGGCCCTGTAGCTCATGCCGTTATGCAGCACATGAAAAAAGGATTTAAAGTTGAGATTTCCAAAAGTGCGGCAAGAACTATTAGGGACGATTTAGAAGAAGTAACTGCCAGGGGAATAGTCATTAAGGAAAAAATAGATAATCCAAACGTTATTTTTGGAGATTTGGACTTTGAAATGCTAAAAAATATATTCTCATCGTTTGGGGAAGAATTTAAACCAGATTTTGTATGTGTGGCATGCCAGGATCATGGTTTTGTTAAGGGACAAAGTGACAGAATTACAAGGTTTAAATACTTTGAAGAAAGGCTGAAGGAAACAGATAATCCTTATGATTTTTATTTTGATGGTAAAAACAATAAAGTAGGTTATTTTTCAAGATTCGATACAGTATTGGAAACTTTAAGGGAAAATAAATATAATGGTATTGTAATGGACAGTAAGGTAGCTTCAATTTGCGGTATTTTAAGTTATGCAAATGAAAATGATATAAAAGAGTTTGTAGGTCTCGATATTGGAAATGGCCACACGTTAGGGGTTTCAATAAAAGATGGAAAAATAAAAGGTCTTTTTGAACACCATACTAGACTTTTAACACCTGAAAAATTAAAAGAGATTGTTGAAAAGTTATCCAACGGAGCTCTGACAAATGAGGAAATATTCAATGACAAGGGTCATGGTGCAACAGTATTGGATAAAATAGAACCTGAAACAGTTTTAATTGCAGGACCAAACAGAGCATTATTTAAAAAATACGGAGAATATGCATATCCCGGTGGCGATGTGATGATTACAGGATGTGTAGGATTGTTAGAAGTGCTAAAAAAATATCGAACAAAGTGA
- a CDS encoding AAA family ATPase, which produces MKLIGITGMPGSGKSAIKEIAEKYGIKVVSMGDVVRHETKKRGLELNPENVGNTAIKLREMYGKEAVAIPCIQYIEEHYRDEDIVIIEGIRSLHEVIYFKKHYPLEIIAIHSSPKTRFNRLMERNRKDDTADWEKFVERDMREIEFSIGGVISLADYMIINEGSYEEYLKELEKTLAEIIKNKT; this is translated from the coding sequence ATGAAGCTAATAGGGATTACAGGAATGCCAGGCTCTGGAAAGAGTGCAATAAAAGAAATAGCTGAAAAATACGGGATAAAAGTAGTTTCTATGGGTGACGTAGTTAGACATGAAACAAAAAAGAGAGGATTAGAATTAAACCCTGAAAATGTTGGAAACACGGCGATAAAATTAAGGGAAATGTACGGAAAAGAGGCCGTAGCAATCCCATGTATCCAATACATTGAAGAACATTATAGGGATGAAGATATCGTTATCATTGAAGGAATCAGGAGTCTTCATGAAGTTATTTATTTTAAAAAACACTATCCTCTTGAAATAATTGCAATTCATTCCTCTCCAAAAACTAGATTTAACCGACTAATGGAAAGGAATAGGAAAGATGATACAGCAGATTGGGAAAAATTTGTTGAAAGGGACATGAGAGAAATAGAATTCTCCATTGGTGGGGTAATATCGCTGGCTGATTACATGATTATAAACGAAGGTAGCTATGAAGAATATCTGAAAGAATTGGAAAAAACCTTGGCTGAAATAATAAAAAATAAAACTTAA
- a CDS encoding DUF190 domain-containing protein, with translation MEIIPAKLLRIYLKEEDKYEKEPLLELIVKILKKNNVSGVTVLRGLYGHGMRGTSRIDIIRLSMNLPIVIECVEYEDKLMKILPKITDIIGENGLIHILDVEVVKK, from the coding sequence ATGGAGATTATACCTGCTAAATTATTAAGAATATACTTAAAAGAGGAAGATAAATACGAGAAAGAACCGTTGCTTGAGTTAATAGTAAAAATACTTAAAAAAAATAATGTATCTGGAGTAACTGTCCTAAGGGGGCTATATGGTCATGGAATGAGAGGAACTTCTAGAATTGATATAATTAGGCTTTCTATGAATTTACCAATAGTAATTGAGTGTGTAGAGTACGAAGATAAATTGATGAAGATTCTACCAAAAATAACCGACATTATAGGCGAAAATGGGCTTATACACATACTTGATGTAGAAGTAGTAAAAAAATAA